The nucleotide window GTAGAAAAGTTCTTCAAAATTGCGCAAAAGAACAGGATACCGTACCAGGTCGAGGCGATGGAGGCAGGGGCTACCGACGCCGCAAGTGTTTACAGGGTGAGAAGCGGGATACCTTCAATCGCGGTATGCGTACCTACAAGGTATATCCATTCGAATGTGTCAACAGTATCGCTCAAAGACATCGATTACACTGTAAAACTTCTGGATAAATTCATAAACAGGTAACCCAATAATTCGGGAACGCCCTTTTTTTCAACCTATTCTTTTTATGAAGGACCTTCGTACACACCGTAGACCTTACCTCTGACCGTGCCCCGTATGGCTTCAACCTTTGCATGCGTGTATTTGATGGTGACATCGAGGGAATACTTATCCCCTGCCAAACCCGAGACCGTTGCAGAAGGCGGCACAACCACCGTCTCCTCCATACCGCTATCGATGTACACGGGAGACGGAAGAGGAACCGGGTCTTTACCCACGCCCACGCTGGTAATCCTGACCGGATAGTTCAGATTGTTAGACAACATTAACACAGCGGTACCGTTGGAATACACAGTATACGCATCTAACGTTATATCCTTAGAACTCCATTCTATCTTACTTTTAACGGATTCTATACCCGGTTTGAGTTCGAGAAAACTCCGTAGGACACCCACCACTATCAAGGATATAATGACGACTATTGCAAGCACTATGAGATACTCCGTAGCGACCTGACCCTTAACCGTCATGTTGGTTGTATGAAATTAGAAAATTTATAAACCTATTGTTGCCTATCTTCTTATGACGTTAGATACAAGGAGTACCCTCCTCCTATTCATCTTATTCTTCATGTGGAACACGGTATATCCGACCGACCCGATGGAGGAGATAAGACACGGAATCGACGAACTCCTGGCATTCATCGAACTTCTCCTTCTCACCTTGTTGTACCTCCTGATGATTACAGTGGTAATGATCACTTTTATCAAATATGAGAAAGTCAGAAGTCCCGAATTCGGTCGGACAGTATATGTTGGTGCATTGGTCATCGGATTGATAATATTCATCGCATTCGTATCCGTCCCGGTCGATAACATATGGTACAAATCCGCAGTGTTCGTGATCGCGTTTCTCTCAGGTTTCTTTCCGATGTTCTCGCTCGTGATGGTAGGTTACGTCGGGTCGATGTTCAGGAGAAAACTGTTGAACTGGGTCCTCTACAGTATAAGCGTAGGCGGCATTGTGGCAGGCATCTCCTTTTTATTCAACGAAAATGTGTACATCGTTCTGTCGGGTGTAGGGGCACAGTGGTTATTCATCCTGATGGTTGCACCAGTCATCGAAGAATCCGCTAAACTCGTCGGCACTGTAAAACTCATTCAAAAGACAGAATCGTCATGCCTGGCGGCTGCAACAGTGATAGGTGGGACGTTTGCGGCATTGGAGAACCTGGTATATTTCACTATCAATACAAATCCTTTCCAAACGCAACTGAACATCTGGGTTAATATCATGTTGAACAGAACGTTTGTAACAGCAACAGCGCACGGTCTTTTCACATCTATCGCTGCGTACGGATGGCTGAAAAAAGGGATGCACAGGGCGATGTACATGTCATCTGCAATACTGCTCCATATCCTGTTTAACGGATTGGGAATGTATCTATCCGAGATACACGGTAAGGAGATCCTTACGTTTGTCATGACGCTCGTTTATTTCCTCCACCTCTACAGGATAAATAAGAAAGGGGTCACACAAACATCTTCCCTAGGATGAAAACAGAGATGTGGAATGCCATCATCGAAAGTGCGGAAAACAAGATGCCCCTCGGCAGTCCGGCCGTCATATGTCCTGTTTTTATCACGCCTAAAAGTATGCCCGTCAGAAAAGCGGATAAACCCAGATAGGTCGTGAACAGGAGGTTCAAAGAAAATGAAGGTATCGGTTGCTGTGTTATCGAAGAAGCGGAACTGAGAAACGTGTAAGCTAAACCGAACAGGAAAGGCATGACCAGCACCACGGAGAAGATGAGAAAGACTGTATAGAGATTGACACCAAGCGATACCTGTCTCTCCACGTCCCTTGTCTCCTGAATGTCTTCAGCGAGTTCTTCAAGCATTCGCGCCAGGTCTCCTCCAGACAGATAACCTGTGATGTAAAGGTCTATCACTCTGGTGAACGTATCGGACCTGTATTTCTGGGCTATCCGATAGAGCGCGTCTATGAACGAATCGGTACCCATCGATTTGTTTACCACGTACATCAAATCTTCGCTCAAAGGACCGAACTCCGGACGGACCGAATTCTTAAGTGCTAACACGGGATTCATACCTGCCCGGATGTTTGAGGAAAGGATGAGAAGAAAATCCGGGAGGATGCGTTCGAGGTCTTGTTTGACCTGCTCACGACGGTAAAGGATGAACACATAGTAAACTGCAAAGGATAGAACAAAGAGACATGCACCTAACATAAGTGAATGGATTAGAGGAAGGAACGCGAGGGAGATCAAACCCACAAGTAGTGAGATGAAGAAAAACACAGCAAACATCCTGCGAAACCTTCCATCAGTCATACCATCACCCTAAACACTCAACACTGGCCTCCTCAGTTTAACGTACTCTATAATAAACATCTGGATTAGGAGAGAACCGATAAACGAAACTGTAAGGATTACTGTATTCGTCGACCCGCTCATGGCGGAGAACACTGATGAAAGAGCGGCAATGAGCGACGGGATCGTTGCAGAAACAAAGAGGTATATCAGAACCCAAAGGTTAAGTTCGTGGAGATATCTTCCCAACGATGCCTGTTGTTGCCGTTTCAATGAGTAAACGATCGACTGTAAGGCGGTGGCAAGGTCACCCCCTATCTTCAACGCGCCCAGTATCTGCCACAACGTCTTTCTGAGGTATTCCGAATCTGTGGATTCGATGGCCTTAGAGATTGCGTCGTCTAAAGACGAACCTGTATCTATCTTGCTTACTATACCGCGAAATACTGTGGTAACCTCTCCGTAACTACCTTTCGAAACGTTTCTCAATGCCTCGTATATCGGGATACCGCTGGACACCTGTAGAGATAAATCTTTCAACGCAAAGAAGAGGTCCCTGTTCATCAAAGAAACATGTCGTTTTATCTCTAGATTAGGATAAAAGGCGAAGAAGAGAAGAAAAACGAAGAAGACGGCAGGGAACGAAAACAGAACAGTTGCACCTAAGTCGTAGGAAAAAAAGGTCGTGCCCAACAACCCAATCACGGATGAAAGAATGATCGCGTAAACGATCGAATTGATCAAAGAAAGCGATACGTAAAAAGACGGTTGAACGTTTATCCGTGCGCGTTCAAGTTTTTCGATAAACAGTTTACGGTCTGCGAACACGAACAACGGTTGCATGTATCTTGCAGAAGTAAATACGATGAATGGCCATTTCACCATCTGTCTATCACCTGGTTAAAGTTCCATCTTTTGGACACGGCTTTACGAAGATGGTCCGGGTCGCGATAGTACAGACTCGCTACGATCCCGACATCGTTAACGTTCGAAATATCGTTCTTAAGCATCCATTTCAGTATCTTCTCCTTCTCCTTTAATTCCCTATCCAACTCCTTCGGCGTCATACCTGTGTGAAGGTTGAGTTCCTCCATGACCCTTAAACTCTTGTTGCTCTTTTCAAAACTATCTTTTCTCGGATGCCACAGGTACAACCTGTTCAAAGACACAGTAGCCCGTGGACCCTCCCGTATCTCAGTAATCTCGTATGTCCTACGGACACCTGTCCTACGGTCACGGTACTGGATAACTATAACCTGTAGTGTCGAGAGTTCAGTAGCAGGAATATTAAAAGGTTCGTTGGATAATCTCCTGATGATCTGCGTGCTCGTGTCCGAATGCAAGGTTGATAGAACCGAATGACCGGTATGCATGGCTTCGAATGCCACTTCCGCTTCCTCACGATTACGTATCTCACCTATGATGATCCGATCAGGACGCATACGGAGTGAGGATTGGATCAATCTATCCATGGTCACTTCTCCCCTACCCTCGGTGTTCGGGGGTTTGGTAGTCAACGGGATCCAGTTCCATGAAAGGTATTCCGGCAGGTTGATCTCGCGCGTATCCTCTATACTGATTATGCGTTCTTTCGGAGGTATCAATGCCGCCAACGTGTTGAGCAGTGATGTTTTACCGGATGCAGTCCCGCCACCAACAAGGATGTTTATCTCATAATGGATACACATCCACAGAAAGGCGGCCATTTCGGTGGACAATGTGTGTATCTTCGGAGATATGAAGTCGGTAATCGTCCATGGGTCACGTGCGAATTTACGGATGGTGAGCGTGTTACCGGATGTCGAAACCGGGAACAACGTGGCGGCGGCACGGTCACCTGTGATAAGATGCGCATCCATGATAGGTGATGCCAACGTTATATCCCTACCGCTCTTCCTACCGATTTGTGACGCGATGTTGAATATCTCATCTTCCGACGCATAGGAAAGGTTTGTTTTGAGCCAACCGTATCTCTTATGGTACACTGATACAGGTCTGAACGCACCGTTTATCCCGACATCCTCTATATCCGGGTCGGCAAGAAGAAATTCCAGGTCGCCCAAACCGTACATGGACATGAAGAGCAGACTCATCAACACCTTTCTGTTGCGTTGGTTGAGTCCGGGAATCCTGTTGAAATATACCGAAGCATGGTCTGTAAACCGTGCAACGACAAACCCGCGTTTTTTAGGGTCAGACAACTCTTCTACCGATACTGTGAACTGTCTGGCCAACATATCTTTTACAACGTTCATAAACATCGAAGTGTACGGACCCGGACGCGGGATCGTCAGCACATACCTGTTCACGGGTTCGTCGGAAGATTCGATGATCTCAACGTAACCCTTAACACCGTACACGTGGACTGTATACTCTTCAACTATCTTGCCTGCCGTCTTTGCTCTTTCTTCATGAAAAGGGATGATACGTTTCAGTTTGATGAACCTACCGTCCAGAGGTTTTGTAACAAGTTCCACCACCTCTGCTTTAGAGAGAATATCCACTATGTCCAGAATCGCTTCCTCCTCCAAACCCACAAAAGATTTTATGTCATCGAGACTTGCCTGATGACCTTCAGATTCTTCAAGAAAATAGCATAACTCATCAACCTTTGTCCTCAACGGTTTCATAGTCCTATAAAAAATCGAGAAGTTTAAAAGGATTTGCCCTACCTGCTCCAACCCCGGACGACGGTATACCTAACACTAGGTATCGGAACTGTCCCCTCCTAAAACAGGAATGGGAAACTTAGAAAAGGGTGTATCTGAAAACTTTTTTATTTGGGGATTTTATACAGAGCCCTATATAACTTCATGAAAAATTACGAAATCAACAATCTGATTTTCTTTGTCAAACTCAGTTTTGATGTATCAAGATCCGTATAGAACTGCATCAAAAAGCATAAGGTTTTAAAAAGAGTTATTTACAAAATTAATAGTCGTTTTCGACCCATTGTTATTCAGCGGGGTGGGGCAGCCTGGAGTGCCCGCCGGGCTCATAACCCGGAGGTCCTTGGTTCAAATCCAAGCCCCGCTATACATTTTCTTCGTTTCTGTTCAACCCTCATTCTTTATACTGTCTTCTCTCGGGTTTACCTGTCTATGCTTCGGTATCTGAGGCACGATGACGTGTCTACCGTTCATGTATTTCAACAACCCACATCCCAATGCGTACGGTCTTCCTATAATGTAACCGACGATCACGTAGGTCCCGTTACGTTTATCTATGTTCGGCATAATGCA belongs to Candidatus Micrarchaeota archaeon and includes:
- a CDS encoding type II secretion system F family protein, translating into MTDGRFRRMFAVFFFISLLVGLISLAFLPLIHSLMLGACLFVLSFAVYYVFILYRREQVKQDLERILPDFLLILSSNIRAGMNPVLALKNSVRPEFGPLSEDLMYVVNKSMGTDSFIDALYRIAQKYRSDTFTRVIDLYITGYLSGGDLARMLEELAEDIQETRDVERQVSLGVNLYTVFLIFSVVLVMPFLFGLAYTFLSSASSITQQPIPSFSLNLLFTTYLGLSAFLTGILLGVIKTGHMTAGLPRGILFSALSMMAFHISVFILGKMFV
- a CDS encoding PrsW family intramembrane metalloprotease, with amino-acid sequence MTLDTRSTLLLFILFFMWNTVYPTDPMEEIRHGIDELLAFIELLLLTLLYLLMITVVMITFIKYEKVRSPEFGRTVYVGALVIGLIIFIAFVSVPVDNIWYKSAVFVIAFLSGFFPMFSLVMVGYVGSMFRRKLLNWVLYSISVGGIVAGISFLFNENVYIVLSGVGAQWLFILMVAPVIEESAKLVGTVKLIQKTESSCLAAATVIGGTFAALENLVYFTINTNPFQTQLNIWVNIMLNRTFVTATAHGLFTSIAAYGWLKKGMHRAMYMSSAILLHILFNGLGMYLSEIHGKEILTFVMTLVYFLHLYRINKKGVTQTSSLG
- a CDS encoding type II/IV secretion system ATPase subunit translates to MKPLRTKVDELCYFLEESEGHQASLDDIKSFVGLEEEAILDIVDILSKAEVVELVTKPLDGRFIKLKRIIPFHEERAKTAGKIVEEYTVHVYGVKGYVEIIESSDEPVNRYVLTIPRPGPYTSMFMNVVKDMLARQFTVSVEELSDPKKRGFVVARFTDHASVYFNRIPGLNQRNRKVLMSLLFMSMYGLGDLEFLLADPDIEDVGINGAFRPVSVYHKRYGWLKTNLSYASEDEIFNIASQIGRKSGRDITLASPIMDAHLITGDRAAATLFPVSTSGNTLTIRKFARDPWTITDFISPKIHTLSTEMAAFLWMCIHYEINILVGGGTASGKTSLLNTLAALIPPKERIISIEDTREINLPEYLSWNWIPLTTKPPNTEGRGEVTMDRLIQSSLRMRPDRIIIGEIRNREEAEVAFEAMHTGHSVLSTLHSDTSTQIIRRLSNEPFNIPATELSTLQVIVIQYRDRRTGVRRTYEITEIREGPRATVSLNRLYLWHPRKDSFEKSNKSLRVMEELNLHTGMTPKELDRELKEKEKILKWMLKNDISNVNDVGIVASLYYRDPDHLRKAVSKRWNFNQVIDRW
- a CDS encoding type II secretion system F family protein; protein product: MVKWPFIVFTSARYMQPLFVFADRKLFIEKLERARINVQPSFYVSLSLINSIVYAIILSSVIGLLGTTFFSYDLGATVLFSFPAVFFVFLLFFAFYPNLEIKRHVSLMNRDLFFALKDLSLQVSSGIPIYEALRNVSKGSYGEVTTVFRGIVSKIDTGSSLDDAISKAIESTDSEYLRKTLWQILGALKIGGDLATALQSIVYSLKRQQQASLGRYLHELNLWVLIYLFVSATIPSLIAALSSVFSAMSGSTNTVILTVSFIGSLLIQMFIIEYVKLRRPVLSV